Part of the Acidimicrobiales bacterium genome is shown below.
GTGGTCCAGAAAAAGAGGAGGGCGAGGAACTGGACAGCCACGGGTAGAATGAGATCATGAAGACAGCCTTCCCAGGAGGCCGGTAGTTGTTCGAACGCTTCACAGATCGAGCCAGACGCGTGCTCGTCCTCGCTCAAGAGGAAGCGCGCCTCCTCAACCACAACTTCATCGGTACCGAGCACATCCTGCTGGGCCTCATCCACGAGGGTGAGGGCGTCGCAGCCAAGGCCCTGGAGTCCCTCGGGATCTCGCTGGAGGCCGTGAGGGAGAAGGTCGAAGAGACCATCGGGCCGGCCGGGAGCTCGCCCACCGGCTCGCCCCCCTTCACCCCCCGGGCCAAGAAGGTCCTCGAGCTGTCCCTGCGGGAGGCCCTCCAGCTGGGTCACAACTACATCGGCACCGAGCACATGCTGCTCGGCCTGGTCCGCGAGGGTGAGGGCGTCGCCGCCCAGGTCCTGGTGAACCTGGGTGCCGACCTGTCGCGGGTGCGCCAGCAGGTGATCCAGCTCCTCTCCGGCTACCAGGGGAAGGAGTCGACCTCGGGCGGTCCGTCCTCGGGCCAGGAGACCCCGTCGGGATCACCCGTCCTGGACCAGTTCGGGCGCAACCTGACAACCCTGGCCAGAGAGCGCAAGCTCGACCCGGTCATCGGCCGGGACCGCGAGATCGAGCGGGTGATGCAGGTTCTCTCGCGCCGGACCAAGAACAATCCGGTGCTGATCGGCGAGCCGGGCGTCGGCAAGACCGCCATCGTCGAGGGCCTGTCGCAGAAGATCGTGGCCAACGACGTCCCCGAGACGCTCAAGGCCAAGCAGCTGTACACCCTCGATCTCGGGGCCCTCGTGGCGGGCAGCCGCTACCGGGGCGACTTCGAGGAGCGCCTCAAGAAGGTGCTGAAGGAGATCCGCACCCGAGGCGACATCATCCTGTTCATCGACGAGCTCCACACCCTGGTGGGCGCCGGTGCCGCCGAGGGCGCCATCGACGCCGCCTCGATCCTCAAGCCCATGCTGGCCCGAGGCGAGCTCCAGACGGTGGGCGCCACGACCCTCGACGAGTACCGCAAGCACCTGGAGAAGGACGCCGCCCTGGAGCGCCGTTTCCAGCCCATCAAGGTCGAGGAGCCGTCGCTCAACCACACCATCGAGATCCTGAAGGGACTGCGCGACCGCTACGAGAGCCACCACTCGGTGACCATCACCGACCAGGCCCTGGTCGCCGCAGCGAACCTCGCCGACCGCTACATCTCGGACCGCTATCTTCCGGACAAGGCCATCGACCTCATCGACGAGGCGGGCAGCCGCCTGCGCATCCGCCGCATGGCCACCCCGCCCGACTACAAGGAGCTCGAGGACGAGATTGGCCGTATCCGCCACGACAAGGAGACGGCGATCGAGCGCCAGGCCTTCGACCAGGCCAAGAAGCTCTCCGAGGAGGAGAAGGAGCGCCTCGAGCGCAAGGCGGCCAAGGAGGCCGAGTGGCGGGCGGAGGGCATCGACCTGTTCGACGTGGTCGACGAGGAGGTCATCGCCGACGTCCTGGCCAACTGGACGGGTATCCCGGTCTACAAGCTGACCGAGGAGGAGACGGCCAAGCTGCTGCGCATGGAGGAGGAGCTCCACAAGCGGGTCATCGGCCAGGAGCCTGCCCTGCAGGCCCTGTCCCGTGCCATCCGCCGGACCCGGGCCGGGCTCAAGGACCCCAAGCGGCCGAGCGGGTCGTTCATCTTCCTCGGCCCTACCGGCGTCGGGAAGACCGAGCTGGCCAAGGCCCTGGCCGAGTTCCTCTTCGGCGACGAGGGGTCGCTCATCCAGCTCGACATGAGCGAGTACATGGAGAAGCACACCGTGAGCCGGCTGGTGGGCTCGCCACCGGGGTACGTGGGCTACGAGGAAGGCGGACAGCTGACCGAAGCCGTCCGACGCAAGCCATTCTCGGTGGTCTTGTTCGACGAGATAGAGAAGGCGCACCCGGACGTGTTCAACACCCTGCTCCAGATCCTGGAGGACGGGCGGCTGACCGACTCACAGGGTCGTTCGGTCGACTTCAAGAACACCGTGCTGATCATGACCTCGAACCTGGGCACCGCCGACCTGCGTCGGGCCTCGGTGGGCTTCGCCAAGACCACCGAGTCGGTGACCTACGAGCGCATGAAGGAGCGGGTCAACGAGGCGCTGAAGCAGCACTTCCGGCCCGAGTTCCTCAACCGCATCGACGAGGTCATCGTCTTCCACGAGCTCTCCCGTGAGGAGGTCGTCGAGATCGTCGACCTCATGACCAAGCGGGTGCGCGAGCAGCTCGAGGGACAGGGCCTCGGCCTGGAGATGACCCGGGCAGCCAAGGAGCTGCTGGCCGAGAAGGGCTACGACCCTCAGCTCGGCGCCCGCCCGCTGCGCCGGTCGATCCAGCAGATGGTGGAGGACCCGCTGTCGGAGAAGCTCCTGTGGAAGGAGTTCCGGGTGGGCGAGACGATCATCGTCGACGTCGAGAACGGCGAGGTCGTGTTCCGGGCCATCGAGGGAATCGAGCCGCCCCCGGTGGAGCTGGCCGGAGCCGGTCCCGCGTCGGAGTAGCGCCTGCCCCCCTGCAGGCTTCTACGCTGACGCCTCGTGTACGAACGGATACTCGTCGGAACAGATGGTTCGCGCACCGCGGCGAAGGCCGTGGACCGGGCCGTGGAGCTCGCCGAGGCCACGGGTGCCAGGCTCACGGTGCTGACCGTGGGCGCAGAGGCCAAGGCGCTGCTCACGGCCGAGTCCGAAGTCGCCCGCCACCGGGGGAGCGGCGTGGCCATCGACGCCATGGCGATCAACGGCGATCCGGCGGCGG
Proteins encoded:
- a CDS encoding ATP-dependent Clp protease ATP-binding subunit — protein: MLVLAQEEARLLNHNFIGTEHILLGLIHEGEGVAAKALESLGISLEAVREKVEETIGPAGSSPTGSPPFTPRAKKVLELSLREALQLGHNYIGTEHMLLGLVREGEGVAAQVLVNLGADLSRVRQQVIQLLSGYQGKESTSGGPSSGQETPSGSPVLDQFGRNLTTLARERKLDPVIGRDREIERVMQVLSRRTKNNPVLIGEPGVGKTAIVEGLSQKIVANDVPETLKAKQLYTLDLGALVAGSRYRGDFEERLKKVLKEIRTRGDIILFIDELHTLVGAGAAEGAIDAASILKPMLARGELQTVGATTLDEYRKHLEKDAALERRFQPIKVEEPSLNHTIEILKGLRDRYESHHSVTITDQALVAAANLADRYISDRYLPDKAIDLIDEAGSRLRIRRMATPPDYKELEDEIGRIRHDKETAIERQAFDQAKKLSEEEKERLERKAAKEAEWRAEGIDLFDVVDEEVIADVLANWTGIPVYKLTEEETAKLLRMEEELHKRVIGQEPALQALSRAIRRTRAGLKDPKRPSGSFIFLGPTGVGKTELAKALAEFLFGDEGSLIQLDMSEYMEKHTVSRLVGSPPGYVGYEEGGQLTEAVRRKPFSVVLFDEIEKAHPDVFNTLLQILEDGRLTDSQGRSVDFKNTVLIMTSNLGTADLRRASVGFAKTTESVTYERMKERVNEALKQHFRPEFLNRIDEVIVFHELSREEVVEIVDLMTKRVREQLEGQGLGLEMTRAAKELLAEKGYDPQLGARPLRRSIQQMVEDPLSEKLLWKEFRVGETIIVDVENGEVVFRAIEGIEPPPVELAGAGPASE
- a CDS encoding universal stress protein, giving the protein MYERILVGTDGSRTAAKAVDRAVELAEATGARLTVLTVGAEAKALLTAESEVARHRGSGVAIDAMAINGDPAAVLLDEAERGRYDLLVMGNKGMTGVSRFLMGSVPNKVSHHASSNVLVVRTT